DNA from Parageobacillus thermoglucosidasius:
TTTTTGCCCATCGCGATAATATAGAGAAAGCAAAAGAATTCTACAAAAGCTTAAAATCCAAACTGGCGGACTACGGGCGCCATCCAGATGAGCTTTCGATTTTAGTCGGCATTTCGCCAATTGTTGGTGAAACAGAAGAAATTGCCCAACAAAAATTTGAAGAGCTACAAAAGCTTGTTCTCCCGTACCAAGCATTAAAATTCTTGTCAGGCTATATGGGAAATGTCGATTTCACGAAATACTCGCTTGATACACCGGTAAAAGAAGTGGAGCTTCCAGAAGAAATAAATGGAATTCAGAGCCATTATGAAGATATAAAACGAATTATTGACACGGAAGACTTGACAGTTGGCGAGCTTTATTCGCGTCTTTTTATCGGTGCCGGCAGACGTGACAACTTTATTGGAACTCCAGAAAAGATTGCCGATGAATTGGAAAAATGGTTTACAGAGGAGGCGGCAGACGGTTTTATCCTTCAGGCGCCGTTATATCCGCGAGATTTGGAAGATTTCGTTCATCATGTAGTACCAATTCTGCAAGAACGTGGTTTATTCCGCCGTGAATATGAAGGAGATACGTTGCGCGGCCATTTAGGGCTTCCGAAGCCTGTAAACCGCTATACGCTGGCGAGACAATCCAAACTAGCCATCCAATAGCGAGAAGGGAGAGAACAGCATGGCAGTGAGAGAGTTCGATCCCTTTATAAGGAACGAAAGAGAAGAGAAGCTGGCTCGTTATGCGGAAGCGCTGGCAAGTCAAATTGCCGAAACGGCCCATGTATACGATGAAAGCGGGGCATTCCCGTTTGAACATTTTGATTTATTGCGCCAAGAAGGTTATTTAAAGTTGACAGTACCGAAACAATATGGCGGAGACGAGATTTCCTTGTACGAAACATTGCTTGTTCAGGAAAGGCTTGCGCGCGGGGATGGTTCAACTGCGCTTGCTGTTGGTTGGCATCTTCTTACTTTTTTAAATTTGCGCAGCGTCCGCCCTTGGAAGGAAGAAGTGTTTGCGCGGCTTTGCACAGCAGCAGTGAAAGAAGGAAAAATGCTGAATATCATTTCTTCCGAAAGAGAAACCGGCAATTTGGCAAGAGGCGGCATTCCTTCAACGATCGCAAAGCGCACATCAGGCGGTTATATGATCTCAGGAGTGAAATCATTTGCTTCGTTAGCGCCAATTCTCGATCATTTTACTATTACTGCTTATCTAGAAGACGAAGATAAAGTAGCAGAATTTTTAATTACAAAGAACGAAAACGTGAAGGTAATAGAATCATGGAATACGATTGGCATGAGAAGCACAGGGAGCCATGATATCGAATTAAATGATGTCTTTGTTCCGGAAGAGGCCTTACTATCACGCTTGGATGACAGCCACATTAACCGTTTTGTGGCAGACAGCCGCGCTTATTCACTGGAAGTACCGGCGGTTTATCTGGGAATTGCTTGGGCTGCAAGAGATTTTATTCTTGATTTTGCTGTTTCCAAATATTCTCGCAGTTTTGGCGGGGTCATTGCCGATATCCCGCACATCCGCGATAAAATCGGGCAAATTGAAATTTTGTTGAAGTCTTCACGGTATACGCTGTACGCGATTGCTGAGAAGTGGGAAAACAATCCAGAGCATAAAGATTGTTTTTCGGACGAAGTTAGCATGGCGAAATATCTCATATGCAACAATGCCATACGCATTGTTGAGCTCGCGATGCGCATTGCAGGAGGCCATGCATTATCAAAAAATCATAAATTAGAACGCCTTTTTCGCGACGTTCAGTGTGGACCGTTCCATCCGCCTCAAGACGATATGGTGATTCAGCAATTAGCAGATTCTGCACTGACAAAAGTGAAGAATAAAAAAGGAAAAACTATTTAGAACTGCCTTCCATACAAACGACAGACCATCGAAGCGGAACTGGCTTTTAGGCAAATCAGACATGACCAATAAATTTAATGATTTCGCTTATATAAATGTAAAAATTATCATTTACTGAAATAGGATGAAAGCTGGCGGCATAGGCAAGCCAGCTTTATTTTATTTTCAAAAAATGTTCATGATGTTTTAGGTCATCCATATGCGCGAGAAACCAAAAAACTAGGGATTGTTTTCTTCCAGCGAAAAACATTCTCTTCACCGTAATCGTTCCACACATGAAAAAGTTTATTCCGTAAGCAGGTTGTTTTCCAAGGAACTTTAATATGTTTAGCATGTCAGAATGATAGATAAGAAAAAAGTCCCTGTTGTCATCTGGAAAAACAGGAATATATCATGATTTATCCTTATTTTACCTATATTACCATTTAAATAGAAGGTATAAATAGGGGGGAGAAAATCAAAGTGGCGTCTTTATCGGAATCGATCGAACAAGAAGTGAAACGCAGGGGCTACGAGACGATGATGGATTATCTTAAGTCTTATCAGAGGAAGGTCGAAGAAACAATCGGGGAACTTCGGCTTCGGCATGGGGCTCGTGCATTTTATCATGTGAATGACGAGTATGTCCCTCATTGGCAGGGAGAGCCGGGGAAAGCGCATGAGCCGATATCCGGGAACTTGCGGCAAATGATGGATGCAACGGCAGACGGTCTTCTTCATGAAATAAGCAGGGAAATCGCCCAAATTCGTCGAAAGATAGAGGAACGGCAATGACGACGATTCGAGTCAAACCAGAAGAGTTGGAAACGGTAGCAAAGCATATCCCCGATGCAGAAGACGCCTGCCGGCGTGCGCGAACCTCTCTTTCTTGGACACTGCCTTCTTTAGCCATGGAGATT
Protein-coding regions in this window:
- a CDS encoding acyl-CoA dehydrogenase family protein, with the protein product MAVREFDPFIRNEREEKLARYAEALASQIAETAHVYDESGAFPFEHFDLLRQEGYLKLTVPKQYGGDEISLYETLLVQERLARGDGSTALAVGWHLLTFLNLRSVRPWKEEVFARLCTAAVKEGKMLNIISSERETGNLARGGIPSTIAKRTSGGYMISGVKSFASLAPILDHFTITAYLEDEDKVAEFLITKNENVKVIESWNTIGMRSTGSHDIELNDVFVPEEALLSRLDDSHINRFVADSRAYSLEVPAVYLGIAWAARDFILDFAVSKYSRSFGGVIADIPHIRDKIGQIEILLKSSRYTLYAIAEKWENNPEHKDCFSDEVSMAKYLICNNAIRIVELAMRIAGGHALSKNHKLERLFRDVQCGPFHPPQDDMVIQQLADSALTKVKNKKGKTI